In Ailuropoda melanoleuca isolate Jingjing chromosome X, ASM200744v2, whole genome shotgun sequence, a single genomic region encodes these proteins:
- the GPR173 gene encoding probable G-protein coupled receptor 173, with protein sequence MANTTGEPEEVSGALSPPSASAYVKLVLLGLIMCVSLAGNAILSLLVLKERALHKAPYYFLLDLCLADGIRSAVCFPFVLASVRHGSSWTFSALSCKIVAFMAVLFCFHAAFMLFCISVTRYMAIAHHRFYAKRMTLWTCAAVICMAWTLSVAMAFPPVFDVGTYKFIREEDQCIFEHRYFKANDTLGFMLMLAVLMAATHAVYGKLLLFEYRHRKMKPVQMVPAISQNWTFHGPGATGQAAANWIAGFGRGPMPPTLLGIRQNGHAASRRLLGMDEVKGEKQLGRMFYAITLLFLLLWSPYIVACYWRVFVKACAVPHRYLATAVWMSFAQAAVNPIVCFLLNKDLKKCLRTHAPCWGTGGVPAPREPYCVM encoded by the coding sequence ATGGCCAACACTACTGGAGAGCCTGAAGAGGTGAGCGGCGCATTGTCCCCGCCATCGGCATCAGCTTATGTGAAGCTGGTGCTGCTGGGACTGATCATGTGCGTAAGCCTAGCAGGCAATGCCATCTTGTCCCTGCTGGTGCTCAAGGAACGTGCCCTGCACAAGGCTCCTTATTACTTTCTGCTGGACCTGTGCCTGGCCGACGGCATACGCTCTGCCGTCTGCTTCCCTTTTGTGCTGGCTTCTGTGCGCCACGGCTCCTCATGGACCTTCAGTGCGCTCAGCTGCAAGATTGTGGCCTTTATGGCAGTGCTCTTTTGCTTCCATGCGGCCTTCATGCTGTTCTGCATCAGCGTCACCCGCTACATGGCCATTGCCCACCACCGCTTCTACGCCAAGCGCATGACACTCTGGACATGTGCAGCTGTCATCTGCATGGCCTGGACCCTGTCTGTGGCCATGGCCTTCCCACCCGTCTTTGATGTGGGCACCTACAAGTTTATCCGTGAGGAGGACCAGTGCATCTTTGAGCATCGCTACTTCAAGGCCAATGACACGCTGGGCTTCATGCTTATGTTGGCTGTGCTCATGGCAGCTACACATGCTGTCTATGGCAAGCTGCTCCTCTTCGAGTATCGTCACCGCAAGATGAAGCCAGTGCAGATGGTGCCAGCCATCAGCCAGAACTGGACATTCCATGGCCCTGGGGCCACTGGCCAGGCTGCTGCCAACTGGATCGCTGGCTTTGGCCGCGGGCCCATGCCACCAACCCTGCTGGGTATCAGGCAGAATGGGCACGCAGCCAGCCGGAGGCTGCTGGGCATGGACGAGGTCAAGGGTGAAAAGCAGCTGGGCCGTATGTTCTACGCGATCACACTGCTCTTCTTGCTCCTCTGGTCACCCTACATCGTGGCCTGCTACTGGCGAGTGTTTGTGAAAGCCTGTGCCGTGCCCCACCGTTACCTGGCCACCGCTGTTTGGATGAGCTTCGCCCAGGCTGCTGTCAACCCGATCGTCTGCTTCCTACTCAACAAGGACCTCAAGAAGTGCCTGAGGACTCACGCCCCCTGCTGGGGCACAGGAGGTGTCCCGGCTCCCAGAGAACCCTACTGTGTCATGTGA